The DNA sequence ttattttcaatgatctCTACCTTGATTGGGATTGATGTAAGCTATAGGATTGCAGTAATATTAAAACCTAGGGGCTACAATAATATAAACAAATATGAGTGGGAATTACAGACACAATGTAGGGCGTGGCCACATAATTGTAATACTGTACTAAACATTTGAATAAATTAGGTGTCTGCTCAGGTAGCGAGGGAACGAATGTGCTGTTTCAATAAAATGTGTGCATAATGTATTGATAAGTAGGAGGATAGGCCGGTTGGCACTGAGTTCTATGGCCACTGCACCTGCAAAGCAATTACAGTACAGCCTGCCTACTCTGTTGGATTAGCATGTGATGACCACTTCAAATGTTACATAATGGCAATGCCTGATTTTCTTTAACAAAGGAAATATCATTGACTATGGATAGATATCCCACTCCACACTCTCTGCTCCATGGAAATGCGTTGGCACATACTGCATGACAGTGCACAGCATGACATGTGTGTGATGTATTCTGCATGAACAACTATGAGGTGATCATCTTCATGAATGACCCCTGTAAACAACATATTTTTAAAGCACCCCTTCGTCATGTCTAGAGTCCATTGGCTCCAGTCCTCGAGTACCCCTGACAGTACACATTTATGTTGTAGCCCTGGACAAACATTCAGCTCATTGAGTgcctgatgattagttgactaGTTTAATCAGATGTGATTGTCAGGGGTACTAGAGAACCAGAGTTAGGAACTTTGAAAACTGAATTGATCAGGTGTTTTGACACACAATAACACATGAACTATTCACATAAAAGTGTTGCAGCAGCACCTATGCATCAGATAAGTTGGGAACAACATGGTTAACATTATAGGTTGAGATGTAACATGCAGCGCCGGCACATTACGCATTATTGGACTGTAACGACATTGACCATTACCTAGGTCACATGGTCCTCAGAGAGCCCAACTGGACTAGTAAAGGGCTAATTGAACTAATAATTACCTTGGCTGGAGCAGAGGGTGACATACAGTGGGAGATATGAATGTGATTTATCAGTGTTTTGATTTAGGCAACTCTGGTACTCAGGGTTGTGCCGGGGTCAGAGGAGATGCTGAGTGTTTTCTGATTGGCCTATGTTATATGAGTGTGGGCTCTTGTAACTACTATTTGACCTCCTGACTAGGTCCTTGGGCTGTAGATTATAGGCATGTAAACAGCAATACAATGTACTAATTGGagattgtattgtaatgtagtaTTTCTATAGGGATGTCTACTTCTAAACAGTCATGTTCAATTGAGTAGACAGCAGTCAGGAAGTCTGTGTGTATTGTTATCAGTACACACCACATAGGGGGTTCAGCCCATCCTGTTGTGTTGAGAAGCAGAGGGAGGAAGCTAGGGACATTGGGGACCTATGGAGGATGTTCTGAGGTGAGACTGCTGTGCAAAAATATTTGGTTTGATCCTTAGGCTGTCTGATATATTCATTACAGTTTtttctactctcccctctctgctgtTTTCTCTATATTTTCTGTGTCTATGTCTTTGTCTATCAccatcactgtctctctcactgcctttGCCTCTCTCAGGAGGAGGAGATTCCAGAGTTGGAGATTGATGTGGATGAGCTGTTGGATATGCCCACTGATGGAGACCGGGCATCCAGGGTCAAGGTGACCACTAAACTCTATTCTATATTGAATACAAATCCATTATTGTTCATTTGTATCGAGGGGGGAATCCTTACTTTAGGTCAATCTCAAAATTGGATGGGAAATCTCCCATATCATTACATGCATTTACAGTTACCCATGTTGATTTCAAGTTAGGATTCAGCTTTTCTAATGGAGTTAATTTCCTCTTTCACTTCGTACTGTTTCGCAGGGTTTGCTGGTTGACTGTTACAAACCTACAGATGTAAGTTCAAAATTAGAATAAGATTATTATCTGCTTCTGTTATTATTCTGCTTCTGTTAAGCTTTAAACCCAGCATTAGAGTGACTGATCAACTGAAAATAACTGTCTGGAACCAACTTCCCATCCATTGTTTTGACGAGTTTCTCAAATAAATGAGTAATACAGTAACATGTATGATAACAGTTGTTCAGTCTCACATCACCCTCCATTGTTCATTTACTGCAGGACTTTGTCACGGCTCTCCTAGAGAAGGTTAAAGGTCTGCAGAAACTCAGCACTCCGCCCAAAAAGAATGAAAAATCTTCT is a window from the Oncorhynchus keta strain PuntledgeMale-10-30-2019 chromosome 6, Oket_V2, whole genome shotgun sequence genome containing:
- the LOC118385126 gene encoding protein phosphatase 1 regulatory subunit 14B-like isoform X2; this translates as MATLTSQDSTAQARVYFQTPPGTEDSEVAQKQGRVTVKYDRKELRKRLNLEEWIIEQLTDLYDCEEEEIPELEIDVDELLDMPTDGDRASRVKGLLVDCYKPTDDFVTALLEKVKGLQKLSTPPKKNEKSSP